A DNA window from Rhodococcus sp. Z13 contains the following coding sequences:
- a CDS encoding ABC transporter substrate-binding protein produces MAAVLLLGGCGSGGASADAGSDPVDGGDFVTGLYLEPRGLDPHRQVFWETYRVSRNIFEPLVGEDLTTTEGTPELVPVLATGWEHSEDGRTWTFQLREGVTFHDGTPFDAEALHKNVRRVWDRSYEFFDEESAGRVKVWFGNLTNAAPTGEYTYTFEFARPFLGFPRILAQSMYTLPIGNPAVWETYGNDGFAEHPEGTGPYRFVSRAIGDRIELERNENYWGEQPHLDTLTFRVIPNNQTRVASLLNGEVDLISYVQPDDVETLENAGLEVPEGTGAELIYFSFNRRNPVFDDDRVREALIHGLDRQALADEVYNGYATPQYSFLPPGNEAYRDDVVDFAYDPERARQLLAEAGYEPGELRFNLVVDVANENVGQWLQAHLKQIGVETEVVSLDRVNYSARVYNPQPGDGLNIDEFGETNAEWLHNGYNGLKNRGLNPEQYPEVTQAIETALYTDDADQRIALWQAAEEQLRTRALVIPAVNLNRYYATGSNVEGFTFASTNWYDLSNVWLSGE; encoded by the coding sequence TTGGCGGCTGTATTGCTCCTCGGGGGGTGCGGGTCCGGTGGAGCGAGCGCCGACGCGGGATCGGATCCCGTCGACGGCGGTGATTTCGTTACCGGTCTGTACCTCGAACCGCGGGGACTGGACCCGCACCGGCAGGTGTTCTGGGAGACCTACCGCGTCTCCCGCAACATCTTCGAGCCGCTCGTCGGGGAGGACCTGACGACCACCGAGGGCACCCCCGAACTCGTCCCCGTGCTGGCCACCGGCTGGGAGCACAGCGAGGATGGACGGACCTGGACCTTCCAGCTACGTGAGGGCGTCACCTTCCACGACGGCACCCCCTTCGACGCGGAGGCGCTGCACAAGAACGTCCGCCGCGTGTGGGACCGGTCGTACGAGTTCTTCGACGAGGAGAGCGCCGGTCGGGTGAAGGTGTGGTTCGGCAACCTCACCAATGCCGCTCCCACCGGCGAGTACACGTACACCTTCGAATTCGCCCGTCCCTTCCTGGGATTCCCCCGGATCCTCGCACAGTCGATGTACACCCTGCCCATCGGTAACCCGGCGGTGTGGGAGACCTACGGAAACGACGGCTTCGCCGAGCACCCGGAGGGCACCGGCCCGTACCGCTTCGTCTCACGGGCGATCGGCGACCGGATCGAACTCGAACGCAACGAGAACTACTGGGGCGAGCAGCCGCACCTGGATACGCTCACCTTCCGCGTCATCCCCAACAACCAGACCCGCGTCGCCTCCCTGCTCAACGGCGAGGTCGACCTGATCAGCTACGTGCAACCCGACGACGTCGAGACGCTCGAGAACGCCGGACTCGAGGTGCCCGAGGGCACCGGGGCGGAGCTGATCTACTTCTCCTTCAACCGGCGCAATCCCGTCTTCGACGACGACCGCGTCCGGGAGGCCCTCATCCACGGCCTGGACCGGCAGGCGCTCGCCGACGAGGTCTACAACGGGTACGCCACGCCGCAGTACTCCTTCCTGCCGCCGGGCAACGAGGCCTACCGCGACGACGTCGTCGACTTCGCATACGACCCGGAGCGGGCGCGGCAGCTGCTCGCCGAAGCCGGCTACGAGCCGGGCGAGCTGCGCTTCAATCTCGTGGTCGACGTGGCCAACGAGAACGTCGGCCAGTGGCTGCAGGCGCACCTCAAGCAGATCGGTGTGGAGACCGAGGTGGTCAGCCTCGACCGCGTCAACTACTCCGCCCGCGTGTACAACCCGCAGCCCGGCGACGGCCTGAACATCGACGAGTTCGGTGAGACGAACGCCGAATGGCTCCACAACGGGTACAACGGCCTCAAGAACCGTGGCCTGAATCCCGAGCAGTACCCCGAGGTCACCCAGGCGATCGAAACCGCGCTCTACACCGACGACGCCGACCAGCGCATCGCGCTGTGGCAGGCCGCCGAGGAACAGTTGCGCACAAGGGCTCTCGTGATCCCGGCCGTGAACCTGAACCGGTACTACGCCACGGGTTCGAACGTCGAAGGATTCACCTTCGCGTCCACCAACTGGTACGACCTGAGCAACGTCTGGCTCTCGGGGGAGTGA